A window of the Lactuca sativa cultivar Salinas chromosome 5, Lsat_Salinas_v11, whole genome shotgun sequence genome harbors these coding sequences:
- the LOC128125958 gene encoding uncharacterized protein LOC128125958 has translation MEQVRNIVAEEFNNAFNELIPGVTSDIINQVKALLVERLAAIPGGALSAPPVRDSAYYFEKFSKCSPPLWNGESDPVAAKHWVSDVEGAIMTVGCPDQYKVVIAMNQLRKRGKTWWNTITALLNEEEVRAMSWAQFVERFEAQYVPKVEQQRMQQEFMALQQTTESVSDLNTKFLEMLSFCPTFAGNEAWLVSQYTTILRTEIREFVSMQEFPTLSAIMDAARRREIELQTQTKRKANDTSSKTSGDAQKKQKQGGKSRYEYRPSSGQGEKNPLICYNCKKPGHHWKNCRAPPASAVPQITSAAPVCYHCNETGHKKPECPKLKAGKGSGGTNPAIPSSSKGPTMVT, from the coding sequence atggAGCAAGTTAGGAATATTGTCGCTGAGGAATTCAATAACGCTTTCAATGAACTAATCCCGGGCGTGACCAGTGACATAATCAACCAGGTCAAAGCTCTTTTGGTTGAGCGCCTCGCAGCTATTCCCGGGGGAGCGTTATCGGCTCCGCCCGTTCGGGATTCGGCATACTACTTCGAGAAGTTCAGCAAGTGTAGCCCTCCTCTTTGGAATGGTGAATCCGACCCAGTTGCTGCTAAGCATTGGGTGTCAGATGTTGAGGGCGCCATCATGACTGTTGGGTGTCCGGACCAGTACAAAGTTGTGATCGCCATGAATCAGCTGCGAAAAAGGGGAAAGACATGGTGGAACACCATCACCGCTCTATTAAACGAGGAAGAAGTGAGGGCcatgtcttgggcccaatttgtggaGAGGTTCGAGGCACAATATGTTCCCAAGGTGGAGCAGCAGCGGATGCagcaagagttcatggccttacAGCAAACTACCGAGTCTGTTAGCGACCTGAACACCAAGTTCTTGGAGATGCTATCTTTTTGTCCCACATTTGCTGGGAACGAGGCCTGGTTGGTCAGCCAATACACTACCATTCTACGTACCGAGATTCGGGAATTCGTTAGCATGCAGGAGTTCCCGACTTTATCCGCGATCATGGATGCAGCAAggaggagggaaatcgagttgcagACCCAGACCAAGAGGAAGGCCAATGACACCTCCTCCAAGACATCCGGAGATGCCCAGAAAAAGCAAAAGCAGGGTGGTAAGTCAAGGTATGAGTACAGGCCGTCTTCAGGTCAGGGCGAGAAAAATCCGTTGATATGCTACAACTGTAAAAAGCCAGGGCATCATTGGAAGAATTGTAGGGCTCCCCCTGCGAGTGCGGTTCCTCAGATTACTTCTGCTGCTCCAGTCTGCTATCACTGCAACGAGACGGGACACAAGAAGCCCGAATGCCCGAAGTTGAAGGCTGGTAAAGGAAGCGGGGGTACAAATCCTGCAATTCCATCGTCTTCTAAGGGACCCACTATGGTGACATGA
- the LOC128125959 gene encoding uncharacterized protein LOC128125959, with protein sequence MTADEPVITATVAGTYLLDSEPAVVMFDSGATHSFVSRTFINRLGCSIGKLAGPMVVEVADNRTIYVTDVYRGYTLDFSGVEFPIDLIPIAKRDLCVIVGMDWLDAFDAEIHCRRKQMAPPARLNQLQMEQVRNIVAEEFNNAFNELIPGVTNDIINQVKALLVERLAAIPGGELSAPPVRDSA encoded by the exons ATGACTGCGGATGAGCCGGTGATTACCGCGACAGTGGCag GCACTTATTTGCTAGATTCTGAGCCTGctgttgttatgtttgatagcgGTGCTACCCATTCTTTTGTGTCTCGCACGTTTATTAATCGTCTGGGGTGTAGTATCGGAAAATTGGCTGGCCCAATGGTTGTCGAAGTTGCCGACAACCGCACTATTTATGTCACCGATGTTTATCGAGGTTACACTCTCGATTTTTCTGGAGTTGAATTCCCCATTGATCTTATCCCTATTGCGAAGCGAGATCTCTGcgttatcgtaggcatggattggcttgatGCGTTTGATGCGGAAATCCACTGTCGTAGGAAGCAA ATGGCTCCGCCTGCTCGCcttaatcagctccaaatggAGCAAGTTAGGAATATTGTCGCTGAGGAATTCAATAACGCTTTCAATGAACTAATCCCGGGCGTGACCAATGACATAATCAACCAGGTCAAAGCTCTTCTGGTTGAGCGCCTCGCAGCTATTCCCGGGGGAGAGTTATCGGCTCCGCCCGTTCGGGATTCGGCATAA
- the LOC128125960 gene encoding uncharacterized protein LOC128125960, producing the protein MDAARRREIELQTQTKRKANDTSSKTSGDAQKKQKQGGKSRYEYRPSSGQGEKNPLICYNCKKPGHHWKNCRAPPASAVPQITSAAPVCYHCNETGHKKPECPKLKAGKGSGGANPAIPSSSKGPTMVTRGRPHQMTADEPVITATVAGTYLLDSEPAVVMFDSGATHSFVSRTFINRLGCSIVKLACPMVVEVADNRTIYVTDVYRAILATSCLALKTVATLL; encoded by the exons ATGGATGCAGCAAggaggagggaaatcgagttgcagACCCAGACCAAGAGGAAGGCCAATGACACCTCCTCCAAGACATCCGGAGATGCCCAGAAAAAGCAAAAGCAGGGTGGTAAGTCAAGGTATGAGTACAGGCCGTCTTCAGGTCAGGGCGAGAAAAATCCGTTGATATGCTACAACTGTAAAAAGCCAGGGCATCATTGGAAGAATTGTAGGGCTCCCCCTGCGAGTGCAGTTCCTCAGATTACTTCTGCTGCTCCCGTCTGCTATCACTGCAACGAGACGGGACACAAGAAGCCCGAATGCCCGAAGTTGAAGGCTGGTAAAGGAAGCGGGGGTGCAAATCCTGCAATTCCATCGTCTTCTAAGGGACCCACTATGGTGACACGAGGTCGTCCTCACCAGATGACTGCAGATGAGCCGGTGATTACCGCGACAGTGGCag GCACTTATTTGCTAGATTCCGAGCCTGctgttgttatgtttgatagcgGTGCTACCCATTCTTTTGTGTCTCGCACGTTTATTAATCGTCTGGGGTGTAGTATCGTAAAATTGGCTTGCCCAATGGTTGTCGAAGTTGCCGACAACCGCACTATTTATGTCACCGATGTTTATCGAG CAATTCTAGCTACAAGTTGCTTAGCATTAAAGACGGTCGCGACACTTCTATGA